From Salvelinus fontinalis isolate EN_2023a chromosome 30, ASM2944872v1, whole genome shotgun sequence, one genomic window encodes:
- the LOC129828549 gene encoding protein TBATA-like, which translates to MSVLNSPDPCGEKKTSDRNTGHHDDHVIPRTAAVSNTATRGSPRFGALSHHSFFSRHNPHPHRVTHIQGLNGIPVCMVNDDWYVTTSLFPHPLIKSQVFRTSTGAPFSMPAGHSVFGGRYSTGHRTALLSEAWKEELKDLSAKVSLSTQDRKDENEEEGLGLVRRKTQYSAQTGRIIPPSSQAYQRSHQPQTHRHPPAPVLHQQELMVLELLCQILQTDSLSLVQQWLLLAGQREKDLVMGLIQQAMKDCVFPRQQRLTECEVPRRHPHTALSGRVLTSCGHAKLRLHTSSSQMQLPISKVDKPEMIGEAEVLEVHPESPNPPETKEHIAQDDQNKQCDQKD; encoded by the exons ATGTCGGTCCTGAACAGCCCAGATCCCTGTGGTGAAAAGAAAACATCTGACAGGAACACGGGTCATCATGACGATCACGTTATCCCGCGCACGGCTGCCGTTTCCAACACGGCCACTAGGGGCAGTCCACGCTTTGGAGCGTTGAGTCACCACTCCTTCTTCTCCAGACACAACCCTCACccacacagagtcacacacatCCAAG GTCTAAATGGGATTCCAGTATGCATGGTGAATGACGACTGGTACGTGACCACCTCACTGTTCCCCCATCCGCTCATTAAGAGTCAGGTATTCAGGACGAGTACAGGAGCACCTTTCTCCATGCCTGCAGGACACAGTGTGTTCGGAGGCAGATACAGCACCGGACACAGAACAG CTCTGTTATCAGAAGCCTGGAAAGAGGAGTTGAAAGATCTCTCTGCAAAGGTCAGCCTTTCTACTCAGGACAGAAAAGAT GAGAATGAAGAGGAGGGTCTAGGACTGGTCCGGAGGAAGACCCAGTACTCTGCCCAGACCGGGAggatcatccctccctcctctcaggcTTATCAGCGTAGCCACCAGCCTCAGACCCACCGTCACCCCCCTGCCCCGGTTCTACATCAGCAGGAACTGATG GTGCTGGAGCTGCTGTGCCAAATCCTTCAGACTGACTCCTTATCATTGGTCCAGCAGTGGCTGCTGCTCGCGGGCCAGAGGG AGAAGGACCTGGTGATGGGGTTGATTCAACAGGCCATGAAGGACTGTGTCTTCCCAAGGCAGCAGAGGTTGACTGAGTGTGAGGTACCCAGACGCCATCCACACACCGCTCTGTCAGGACGGGTACTTACTAGCTGTGGACATGCAAAACTAAGACTTCATACCAG TTCATCCCAAATGCAGCTGCCAATCAGCAAGGTGGACAAACCAG AGATGATTGGAGAAGCAGAGGTCCTTGAGGTCCACCCAGAAAGCCCGAATCCGCCCGAAACTAAGGAACATATTGCCCAGGATGATCAGAACAAGCAGTGTGATCAGAAGGATTAG